The proteins below are encoded in one region of Leptotrichia sp. oral taxon 215 str. W9775:
- a CDS encoding TolC family protein → MKRIEKKLFVLLTLFAMPLFGEKITIQNATEMAIKNNRDIKKGMLEIEKSRLDVNKAWKSAYFKVTYNASANKYFKEIKSLAGSYDQTYGHNVTLTQPIYTGGAVKTGIGIGKEVLSLNELNLDKIKKDTILSTVQAYIDVYDAQSALRVLEKSREALSKNYEIQKEKYSLRMVTKPEFIEAERSLKAIEASIIEQKSNIEIAKEALGILIGYSDSLNIEIVPFSVEENFTKKVVLKDDLAKLTSQNTEYQMALKQKEISGKTINLKRADLKPTVAGVVTYGASNKTKISDLAKEKSYNGTVGLNMSWDIFDWGAKKYEVQKAQKEYEIKEIEVEQALDSLKVNMKKVYYQLQALEKSLEAKRIAVEKAEEVYELEQERYNYNLITMKNLLDAETNLRQSRTEYESTRLKYYYLISRYGAFLD, encoded by the coding sequence ATGAAAAGAATTGAGAAGAAATTGTTTGTTTTGCTTACACTATTTGCAATGCCTCTTTTTGGAGAAAAAATAACAATTCAGAATGCTACCGAGATGGCTATCAAAAATAACAGGGACATAAAAAAAGGTATGCTTGAAATTGAAAAAAGTAGACTGGATGTAAACAAAGCTTGGAAAAGTGCCTACTTTAAGGTAACTTATAATGCTTCTGCAAATAAGTACTTTAAAGAAATTAAATCTTTGGCAGGGAGCTATGACCAAACATATGGTCACAATGTGACATTGACACAACCAATTTATACTGGAGGAGCAGTTAAAACGGGGATAGGAATTGGAAAGGAAGTATTATCATTAAATGAGCTTAATCTTGATAAAATAAAGAAGGACACGATACTGAGTACAGTACAGGCATATATAGATGTGTATGATGCCCAGAGTGCTTTGAGGGTTCTGGAAAAATCAAGGGAAGCTTTATCTAAAAACTATGAAATTCAGAAGGAAAAATACAGTTTAAGAATGGTTACAAAGCCTGAATTCATAGAAGCTGAAAGAAGTCTAAAAGCGATAGAGGCGTCAATAATAGAACAGAAATCAAATATTGAAATTGCAAAGGAAGCCCTTGGGATACTTATAGGATATTCAGACAGCTTAAATATAGAAATTGTACCATTCAGTGTGGAAGAAAATTTCACTAAGAAGGTTGTTTTAAAGGACGATCTGGCAAAATTGACAAGCCAGAATACAGAATATCAGATGGCTCTTAAACAGAAGGAAATTTCAGGAAAAACAATAAATCTGAAAAGGGCAGATTTAAAGCCTACAGTTGCAGGAGTTGTAACATATGGAGCTTCAAACAAGACAAAAATATCTGATCTTGCAAAGGAAAAAAGCTATAATGGAACAGTGGGTCTGAACATGTCATGGGATATATTTGACTGGGGAGCAAAAAAATATGAAGTGCAGAAGGCACAGAAAGAATATGAGATAAAGGAAATAGAAGTTGAGCAGGCACTGGACAGCCTGAAGGTAAATATGAAAAAAGTATACTATCAGCTACAAGCACTGGAAAAAAGTCTGGAAGCAAAGAGAATAGCTGTGGAAAAAGCAGAAGAAGTATATGAACTTGAACAGGAAAGATACAATTATAATTTAATAACTATGAAAAATCTGCTTGATGCAGAAACAAATTTAAGACAGAGCAGAACAGAGTATGAAAGTACGAGATTGAAGTACTACTATCTCATTTCAAGATATGGTGCATTCCTGGATTAG
- a CDS encoding efflux RND transporter periplasmic adaptor subunit, which yields MINNNLSAKKRIYKNTMKTMAIIMMTATFAVSCGKKKEKVVEENLRPVKVQSIGQNTISLGYTVSGTIKGKEEIPYVATSSGEVTVVNGKNGDYVHAGQVIIAIDNQAARSNVISASSNYETARINYEKYRVLYNKRLVTETEYLNAKTNYDSARANLQTANDANSKSVIRTDVNGVLANLNIERHQQVSAGQALFTLVNESEMILQVGVSPQIVGKIQVGTTAKVKIDELGKEVDGEVYEISGAAQNATRQFLVKIKMQNPDRELKSGMYGTASIDTGAEEGIVIPKTSIVVRGVEQVVYIVKDGKAVAIPIKIVNQNETYAAVTGDGLTVGSELVVEGQNVVQNGEKVKKVN from the coding sequence ATGATAAATAACAATTTATCTGCTAAAAAAAGAATATATAAGAATACAATGAAGACAATGGCTATAATCATGATGACTGCTACTTTCGCTGTTTCCTGCGGGAAAAAGAAGGAAAAGGTTGTAGAAGAAAATCTTAGACCTGTAAAGGTACAGTCAATAGGTCAGAATACAATTTCATTGGGATATACAGTCAGTGGAACTATAAAGGGGAAGGAAGAAATCCCTTATGTGGCCACATCAAGTGGGGAAGTAACTGTGGTAAACGGTAAAAATGGAGATTATGTTCATGCGGGACAGGTTATAATAGCAATTGATAATCAGGCTGCAAGATCAAATGTAATTTCAGCTTCTTCAAATTATGAGACTGCGAGAATAAATTACGAAAAATATAGAGTTCTTTATAATAAAAGACTTGTAACAGAAACTGAGTATCTGAATGCAAAGACAAACTATGACAGTGCAAGAGCAAATTTACAGACTGCAAACGATGCAAACAGTAAGTCGGTAATAAGAACCGATGTAAATGGAGTTTTAGCAAACCTTAATATAGAAAGACATCAGCAGGTTTCTGCGGGACAGGCACTGTTCACCCTTGTAAATGAATCTGAAATGATACTGCAGGTTGGAGTTTCTCCACAGATAGTAGGGAAAATACAGGTAGGTACGACTGCTAAAGTCAAGATAGATGAACTTGGCAAGGAAGTTGACGGAGAAGTGTATGAAATATCAGGGGCGGCACAAAATGCGACAAGACAGTTTTTAGTAAAAATAAAAATGCAGAATCCTGACAGGGAACTTAAAAGTGGAATGTACGGAACAGCAAGCATTGATACAGGAGCTGAAGAAGGAATTGTAATTCCTAAAACATCAATAGTTGTAAGAGGAGTGGAACAGGTTGTATATATAGTAAAAGATGGAAAAGCTGTGGCAATACCAATAAAAATAGTTAATCAGAATGAAACATATGCGGCTGTAACAGGAGATGGACTTACAGTCGGTTCAGAACTTGTTGTTGAAGGGCAGAATGTTGTACAGAACGGAGAAAAAGTAAAAAAAGTTAATTAA